GGTTCTATCTGAGCCGCGCCTATTTCGGCGCCGGCGCCTATGGGCTGGAGGCCGCCGCGCAGCGCTACTTCGGCAAGCCCGCTGCGCGGCTGACGATGCGCGAGGCGGCGATGCTGGCGGCGGTGATGAAGTCGCCGGTGGACTATCACCCGCTGATCAATCCCAAGCGGTCGGCTGAACGCAGCGGCCTGGTGCTGGACGCCATGGTGGAGACCGGGCTGATCACGCGCGCCCAGGCGACGCGGGCGAAGGCCGAACGGCCAAATGTGCGTCCTGACGCCGAGGCGGATGCGGCGCAATATTTCGTAGACTGGCTCGATCCGCAGGCGCGCAAGGCGATGGGCGCGGTGAAACAGGACATGATCGTTGAGACCACGCTCGACCAAGGTCTTGAGGTTCAGGCCGCCCGCAACGCCAAGGCGGTTGTCGTCGGCCACGCGGCGCAACGGGTGGAGCAGGCGGCGCTCGTCTCGCTGGATGGCTATGGGCGGGTGCGGGCGATGATCGGCGGCGTGAACTATCGCGTCGCCCCGTTCAACCGTGCGACCGGAGCGCGGCGGCAGGCGGGCTCGGCCTGGAAGCCGTTTGTCTACCTGGCGGCGATGGAGGCCGGCCGCACGCCGGACGACCTGGTGGTCGACGAGCCGGTGACGATTCAGGGCTGGTCTCCGCGCAACTATGACGAGGGCTATGCGGGTCCCTTGACCCTCGAGGTCGCCTTCGCCCGCTCGCTGAACACGGTCGCCGCGCGGCTGGCGGATGAGACCGGGCGAGACCGGGTCGCCGCGACAGCGCGCCGTCTCGGCGTGACCTCGCCGATCAGCGTTAGCCCGTCTATGGCGCTGGGCGCCGTGCAAGTGACACCGCTGGAGCTGGCGCAGGCCTACGCGCCCCTGGCCAACGGCGGCTACGGCGTCCAGGCCTATGGGGTCGAACGGATCCGCACCCGGGCGGGCAAGGTCGTCTGGGCGCGCAGGGCGCCGGCGCTCAGCTCCGTCGTCGCCAACCCGGCCCTGGGCGAGCTGAACCGGATGATGCGCACGGTGATCACATCGGGCACCGGCGCGCGGGCGCGGATCGCCGGCTACGACCTGGCGGGCAAAAGCGGCACGACCTCGGACTACAAGGACGCCTGGTTCGCGGGCTATTCCGGCGGTCTCGTCACAGTTGTTTGGCTGGGCCGCGACGACGCCAAGCCGATGGCGCGGGTGACGGGCGGCGGGGCGCCGGCCGAGCTGTGGCGCGGCTTCATGGTCCAGGCGCTGAAACGCGGGGCCATGCCGATCCCGGCCGGTGCGCCCGCGCCGCCCGCGCCCCCGCTCAGCGAGGTCGAGCCGGCGACTGAATAGTCAGACGTCCAGATCGGCCAGGGCGAACTCGGCGTTTTCCTGGATGAAGCGGAAACGCAGTTCGGGCCTGCGGCCCATGAGCGCCTCGACCAGGTCGGCGACGGCTTCTTCGGCGCGAGGCAGGGTGACGCGGGCGAGCGTGCGCCTGCTCGGGTCCATCGTCGTTTCCTTGAGCTGGGCCGGCATCATCTCGCCCAGGCCCTTGAAGCGGCTGGTCTCCGGCTTCTTGCCCTTGAACTCGGTGGCCAGGAGCTCGTCGCGGTGGGCGTCGTCGCGGGCGTAAACCGCCTTGCCGCCGTGGCTCAGGCGATAGAGGGGCGGCAGGGCAAGGTAGAGCCGACCGGCGCGGATCATGTCGGGCATGGTCCGGTAGAAGAAGGTGATCAGCAGGCTGGCGATATGGGCGCCGTCGACGTCCGCGTCGGTCATGATGATGATCCGCTCATAGCGCAGATCTTCCTCGCGGAATTTCGTCCCGCCC
This is a stretch of genomic DNA from Phenylobacterium immobile (ATCC 35973). It encodes these proteins:
- a CDS encoding transglycosylase domain-containing protein, translated to MFALVAAASLMAAPALPALPKIERAPQIVYLDRSGQWLGVRGGRYAPPMDVARLPAYVPAAFVAIEDRQFYGHAGFDPRGMARALVTNLEKGRIAQGASTITQQVARMLFLNNAVTLERKGMEIVYAIQLERAYSKNQILGFYLSRAYFGAGAYGLEAAAQRYFGKPAARLTMREAAMLAAVMKSPVDYHPLINPKRSAERSGLVLDAMVETGLITRAQATRAKAERPNVRPDAEADAAQYFVDWLDPQARKAMGAVKQDMIVETTLDQGLEVQAARNAKAVVVGHAAQRVEQAALVSLDGYGRVRAMIGGVNYRVAPFNRATGARRQAGSAWKPFVYLAAMEAGRTPDDLVVDEPVTIQGWSPRNYDEGYAGPLTLEVAFARSLNTVAARLADETGRDRVAATARRLGVTSPISVSPSMALGAVQVTPLELAQAYAPLANGGYGVQAYGVERIRTRAGKVVWARRAPALSSVVANPALGELNRMMRTVITSGTGARARIAGYDLAGKSGTTSDYKDAWFAGYSGGLVTVVWLGRDDAKPMARVTGGGAPAELWRGFMVQALKRGAMPIPAGAPAPPAPPLSEVEPATE